The genomic stretch CAACAACGCCACCGCCACCAGCCCGCCCGCGAATCCCTTCTCCGCGAACACCGCCACGTCGAGCAGCGGCGCCCGTCCAGATGCCATCAGCCGCTGTTGCCGCCGTACGAAGACGGCAAGGAGCGGCGCCGCGGCGGACAGGCAGAGCCACGTCCACGGCGGCCATCCCTCCTCCCGCCCCTCGATCAGGGGCAACACCACGGCCACGAGCCCGGCCGCGACGAGCGCGGCCCCGGTCAGGTCGAGATCGCGCCGATCGCCGGCGCCCGGGGTACGGGGGAGCACCCGGCTGGTCAACGCCAGCGCCGCGGCGCCGATCGGCACATTGACCAGGAAGCACGCCCGCCAGCCCATCCCCAGGGGATCGGCCGCCACGAGCAGCCCGCCGATGGCCTGACCGCTCACGCCCGCCAGGCCGACGGCGGTGCCGTACCAGCCGAACGCCCTGGCCAGGGCCGCGCCCTCGAACAGGACACGGAGCAACGTGAGCACCTGCGGCGCGAGCAGCGCGGCCGCGGCGCCCTGCGCGATTCTGGCCAGGACCAGCGACATGGCGTCGGGGGAGAGGCCGCAGGCCGCCGACGCCACCGTGAACAGCGCGAGACCGGCCGCGAACACGCGACGGTGGCCGTACAGGTCGCCGAGCCGGCCGGAGACGATCAGGCCGGCGGCGTAGGCGAGCCCGTACCCGGCGATCACGAACTGCACGGCGGCGTCGCCCGCGCCCAAGCCGGCCCGGATCGACGGCACGGCCAGGTTGGCGACGAAGAAGTCGAGGGTGGTCATGTACACGGCGATCAGCACGACAGGCAACGCGATCATGGGACTCCAGGGGATACGTCCAGGCGATGGGAGAACACCGGCGGACGCTGAACGGTTGACCTCACCCTGGAGCCATCGGGTTACGATCCCCTGCCGATCCGCTACGGACGCGGCGTATGCCCACCCTCATCAACCGATCGGTGGATATCTCCGGCCGCGTTCAGGGGCGAATCTCGGATCATGACAGCGATCATCGAGATCAACGAACTGCGCAAGAGCTACAAGTCGAGCCCCGCGCTGGACGGCGTCACCCTGCGGGTGGAGCGCGGCGAGATCTTCGGCATCGCCGGGCCCAACGGTGCGGGGAAGACCACGCTCGTCGAATGCGTGT from Nonomuraea polychroma encodes the following:
- a CDS encoding MFS transporter; protein product: MIALPVVLIAVYMTTLDFFVANLAVPSIRAGLGAGDAAVQFVIAGYGLAYAAGLIVSGRLGDLYGHRRVFAAGLALFTVASAACGLSPDAMSLVLARIAQGAAAALLAPQVLTLLRVLFEGAALARAFGWYGTAVGLAGVSGQAIGGLLVAADPLGMGWRACFLVNVPIGAAALALTSRVLPRTPGAGDRRDLDLTGAALVAAGLVAVVLPLIEGREEGWPPWTWLCLSAAAPLLAVFVRRQQRLMASGRAPLLDVAVFAEKGFAGGLVAVALLFGTSAGLSFVLALYLQSGLGLSPLAAGAVCTALNAGFFLTSLRAGRVPPAVAALVVVAGLAMLGYVVGRGAGPYLVAGALLVTGGGMGLLMSPLISTVLSRVRRERAGAAAGVLGTVQETGGVLGGTVTGAAFFGALDGGWVAATMAGLTVLVAGALGVLAHCLVPSKPCPAAGAMIHVNQER